From one Cupriavidus basilensis genomic stretch:
- the pntB gene encoding Re/Si-specific NAD(P)(+) transhydrogenase subunit beta, translating to MSHSLSTVAYLGAAILFILSLGGLSNPETSRRGNLLGMVGMALAVLATVFGPRVSSGGIAWIVIALVIGGGIGFYAAKIVKMTQMPELVALMHSLVGLAACLVGFASYVDTSVQFSGAEKAIHEVEIYVGILIGAVTFSGSLIAFGKLNGKIGGKPLLLPARHWLNLVALLVVIWFGKQFLGTHESGAGMTALVVMTVIALLFGVHMVMAIGGADMPVVVSMLNSYSGWAAAATGFMLNNDLLIVTGALVGSSGASLSYIMCNAMNRNFISVIAGGFGSGAGKSAKKGEAASPQGEVTPISAAETAEMLREAKSVVIVPGYGMAVAQAQHTVNEITKALREKGVDVRFAIHPVAGRMPGHMNVLLAEAKVPYDIVMEMDEINEDFPDTDVAMVIGANDIVNPAAQDDPTSPIAGMPVLEVWKAKHSIVMKRSMASGYAGVDNPLFYKENNRMLFGDAKKMLDEGLAALKGGRMQKSAPWIDPSAG from the coding sequence ATGTCCCACAGCTTGTCGACGGTGGCCTACCTGGGCGCCGCCATACTTTTCATCCTGAGCCTGGGCGGGCTCTCGAACCCCGAAACCTCGCGCCGCGGCAACCTGCTGGGCATGGTCGGCATGGCGCTGGCCGTGCTGGCCACGGTGTTCGGCCCGCGTGTGAGCTCGGGCGGCATTGCCTGGATCGTCATCGCGCTGGTCATCGGCGGCGGCATCGGCTTCTACGCCGCGAAGATCGTAAAGATGACCCAGATGCCCGAACTGGTCGCGCTCATGCACAGCCTGGTGGGCCTGGCGGCCTGCCTGGTGGGTTTTGCCAGCTATGTCGATACCTCGGTGCAGTTCAGCGGCGCCGAGAAGGCCATCCATGAGGTGGAGATCTACGTCGGCATCCTGATCGGCGCCGTCACCTTCTCGGGCTCGCTGATCGCCTTCGGCAAGCTCAACGGCAAGATCGGCGGCAAGCCACTGCTGCTGCCCGCGCGCCACTGGCTCAACCTCGTTGCGCTGCTGGTGGTGATCTGGTTCGGCAAGCAGTTCCTGGGCACCCACGAAAGCGGCGCCGGCATGACGGCCCTGGTCGTGATGACCGTGATCGCGTTGCTATTCGGTGTGCACATGGTGATGGCCATCGGCGGCGCTGACATGCCGGTGGTGGTGTCCATGCTCAACAGCTACTCGGGCTGGGCCGCGGCCGCCACCGGTTTCATGCTGAACAACGACCTGCTGATCGTCACAGGCGCGCTGGTGGGCTCGTCGGGCGCGAGCCTGAGCTACATCATGTGCAACGCGATGAACCGCAACTTCATCAGCGTGATCGCCGGCGGCTTCGGCTCCGGCGCGGGCAAGTCGGCCAAGAAGGGCGAAGCCGCCTCGCCACAAGGCGAGGTCACGCCCATTAGCGCCGCCGAAACCGCCGAGATGCTGCGCGAGGCAAAGAGCGTGGTCATCGTGCCGGGCTACGGCATGGCCGTCGCGCAGGCCCAGCACACGGTCAACGAGATCACCAAGGCGCTGCGCGAGAAGGGCGTGGATGTGCGCTTCGCCATCCACCCGGTGGCCGGCCGCATGCCGGGCCACATGAACGTGCTGCTGGCCGAGGCCAAGGTGCCCTACGACATCGTGATGGAGATGGACGAGATCAACGAGGACTTCCCGGACACCGACGTGGCGATGGTCATCGGCGCCAACGACATCGTGAACCCGGCGGCGCAGGACGATCCGACCAGCCCGATCGCGGGCATGCCGGTGCTGGAGGTCTGGAAGGCCAAGCACTCGATCGTCATGAAACGCTCCATGGCTTCGGGATACGCCGGCGTGGATAACCCGCTGTTCTACAAGGAGAACAACCGAATGCTGTTCGGCGACGCCAAGAAGATGCTGGACGAAGGGCTGGCCGCGCTCAAAGGAGGCCGAATGCAGAAGTCGGCTCCTTGGATTGATCCATCGGCTGGATAG
- a CDS encoding tripartite tricarboxylate transporter substrate-binding protein: MRRTILSRTSPTSPLPCRRPTSFRCQQTPASRPFRTTSFPTRRPIPETKTSASAGNGTSDHLTADLFWQKGSVLAENRHNRDPHTYMGGAPAKNDLPGGQVDATFMNLNTAVPHIKAGKLRARLSCPTCRPWKSPSSRA; encoded by the coding sequence GTGCGCCGTACGATCCTTTCAAGGACTTCGCCTACCTCACCGTTGCCGTGCAGGCGCCCAACGTCCTTTCGGTGCCAGCAAACTCCCGCTTCAAGACCATTCAGGACAACATCGTTTCCTACGAGAAGGCCAATCCCTGAGACGAAGACGTCCGCATCTGCCGGAAACGGGACAAGCGACCATCTCACCGCGGATCTGTTCTGGCAGAAAGGATCTGTTCTGGCAGAAAACCGGCACAACCGGGATCCACATACGTACATGGGCGGCGCCCCGGCGAAGAACGACCTGCCTGGCGGACAGGTCGACGCCACCTTCATGAATCTCAATACAGCGGTCCCGCACATCAAGGCAGGCAAGCTGCGCGCTCGCCTATCCTGCCCGACGTGCCGACCATGGAAGAGTCCGTCGTCAAGGGCGTGA
- a CDS encoding branched-chain amino acid ABC transporter substrate-binding protein — MKSTKNLRSIGTAVVLTFLGLSAQAQTVKIAIAGPMNGPMAQNGDMIKAGALTAIELINAAGGAGGNKLEPVIMDDACEPKQAVAVANKIVSQGIKFVIGHVCSGSTIPTSEIYENEGVVMVTPTATAPQITEGKKRKLIFRTIGRDDQQAPVAAQYIIAKVKPKKVAVLHDKQSYGQGIAAAVKKELDAAKVPVVLFEGLNAGDTDYSAIITKLKSQGVDFVYFGGYHPEMGLLLRQAREQSVKATFMGPEGVGNKDVTSIGGAASEGMLVTLPANFSADPANAALVKAFADKKRDVNGPFQMSAYAGVKIIADAISETKSTDPAKVAAFMHQKTFQTPIGKVEYDAQGDLKSFQFVVFTWHKDATKTAVN; from the coding sequence ATGAAATCCACAAAGAACCTTCGCTCGATCGGGACGGCAGTTGTGTTGACCTTCCTTGGCCTGTCGGCACAGGCCCAGACGGTCAAAATTGCCATTGCCGGCCCCATGAACGGTCCCATGGCCCAGAACGGCGACATGATCAAAGCCGGAGCCCTGACCGCTATCGAACTGATCAATGCCGCTGGCGGAGCCGGTGGGAACAAGCTCGAACCTGTCATCATGGACGATGCCTGCGAACCGAAGCAGGCCGTAGCAGTGGCGAACAAGATCGTGAGCCAGGGCATCAAGTTCGTCATCGGACATGTCTGCTCCGGCTCGACTATCCCGACTTCCGAGATCTACGAGAACGAAGGCGTTGTGATGGTGACTCCGACTGCCACTGCGCCGCAAATCACCGAGGGCAAGAAGCGCAAGCTCATCTTCCGCACCATCGGCCGTGACGACCAGCAGGCGCCTGTCGCCGCCCAGTACATCATCGCCAAGGTCAAGCCCAAGAAGGTGGCCGTGCTGCACGACAAGCAGTCCTATGGTCAGGGCATTGCTGCTGCGGTGAAAAAAGAGCTGGATGCTGCCAAGGTACCGGTGGTTCTGTTCGAGGGCCTCAATGCAGGTGATACCGACTACTCGGCCATCATCACCAAGCTCAAGTCGCAGGGTGTGGACTTCGTCTACTTCGGCGGCTACCACCCCGAAATGGGGCTGCTGCTGCGCCAGGCGCGGGAGCAGAGCGTGAAGGCAACCTTCATGGGACCGGAGGGCGTGGGCAACAAGGATGTGACATCGATTGGCGGAGCGGCCTCCGAGGGTATGCTGGTGACGCTGCCGGCCAATTTCTCGGCCGATCCGGCCAATGCTGCGCTTGTCAAGGCCTTTGCCGACAAGAAGCGTGACGTCAATGGTCCGTTCCAGATGTCCGCATACGCGGGCGTGAAGATCATCGCCGATGCGATCAGTGAAACCAAGAGCACCGATCCCGCCAAGGTTGCGGCCTTCATGCACCAGAAGACCTTCCAGACCCCGATCGGCAAGGTCGAATACGATGCCCAGGGCGACCTGAAGTCGTTCCAGTTCGTGGTCTTCACCTGGCATAAGGATGCCACGAAGACAGCTGTCAACTGA
- a CDS encoding helix-turn-helix domain-containing protein — METSAIHVSEVLSQTSARLWRKGTAACGLAFAEWEWRDAEGWANYDQPDHHTLSVYLDGGDKIVRADRQLLGGGPDKFCLMPAGHASRWHVGGPIRMFHLYIDPAVLAYQAHAAFDITPRRIDLQDLTFVDDPALAMIVRGAVLPLDWSDLADRMALESACHLLLHRLLRHHTNRATTEVIKGRLAPAVQRNIIEYIEANLSSALKLEELACRAKLSTFHFAKMFRASVGLPPHAYVAKRRVDRAKSLLHDGKLELAQIALACGYASQSHFTRAFKGEAGMTPGAWRRVQEVRLRGLGD; from the coding sequence ATGGAGACTTCCGCGATCCATGTGAGCGAGGTCCTTTCTCAGACCAGCGCTCGTCTTTGGCGCAAGGGAACGGCCGCGTGCGGCCTTGCCTTTGCGGAATGGGAGTGGCGGGACGCTGAAGGTTGGGCGAACTACGACCAGCCGGATCACCATACGCTGAGCGTGTATCTTGACGGTGGAGACAAGATCGTCCGTGCGGACAGGCAACTGCTTGGAGGAGGTCCCGACAAGTTTTGTTTGATGCCTGCGGGACATGCAAGCCGGTGGCACGTCGGGGGACCGATTCGAATGTTCCATCTCTACATCGATCCGGCTGTTCTCGCCTACCAGGCCCATGCAGCATTCGACATCACCCCGCGCCGGATCGATCTGCAGGATCTCACGTTCGTTGATGACCCGGCGCTCGCAATGATCGTGAGAGGAGCCGTCCTTCCCCTCGACTGGTCCGATCTCGCCGATCGAATGGCGCTCGAATCAGCCTGCCATTTGCTTCTTCATCGCCTGCTGCGCCACCACACCAACCGAGCAACAACAGAGGTCATAAAAGGCCGCTTGGCTCCCGCTGTCCAGAGAAACATTATCGAGTACATCGAAGCGAATCTGAGCTCTGCCCTCAAGCTCGAAGAGTTGGCTTGCCGAGCCAAGCTCAGCACCTTTCACTTTGCAAAGATGTTCCGTGCAAGCGTGGGATTGCCCCCCCACGCTTATGTCGCAAAGCGGCGTGTCGATCGGGCAAAGTCTCTTCTTCACGACGGCAAGTTGGAGCTCGCGCAAATCGCCCTGGCCTGTGGCTACGCTTCGCAGAGCCATTTCACGAGAGCCTTCAAAGGGGAAGCAGGCATGACCCCCGGTGCGTGGCGACGCGTCCAGGAGGTGAGACTCAGGGGCCTGGGGGATTGA
- a CDS encoding acyl-CoA dehydrogenase, which produces MSHYTPPMQDMQFVLNELADLHEIAALPGYGEATPDVARAVLEEAGVFASEVIAPLNHSGDVEGVRLEDGLPRMPAGWAQAYARFVEAGWPALAAPEELGGQNLPGVLAAAVEEMWNSGSVAFGLLSLLSRGAVNVLRHAGSPELQQRYLPRMISGEWTGTMVLTEPQAGSDLSAVRTRATRAADGAYRLHGTKIFITYGDHDLVPNVVHLVLARVEGAPAGTKGISLFAVPKVLVNDDGSLGEHNDVRAVSIERKLGLHATPTCVMAFGDGAGAVAHLVGEENRGLEYMFIMMNSARFAVGLEGIGLAERAYQKARDYARERVQGVEQGGETGAKVPIIRHPDVRRMLLSMKSRIEAMRALAAVMAGSMDQAALNPDAEVRDAHQAFVELMMPIAKGWFTETGLDVASMGIQVHGGVGFIEETGAAQYLRDARITTIYEGTTGIQAMDLVGRKIGRDGGHAIGAVIVRMRQVQADLASHAHAELRAIGAQLNKGIGDLEAAVESLVKSWAGGPKPALAGSGPFLELLGIVAGGWQMGRAALAANRLLESDPGSEFLSSKILSCRFYVDHVLSKSAGLRHTIVSGAGATLAFPEAAF; this is translated from the coding sequence ATGAGTCACTACACACCACCCATGCAGGACATGCAGTTCGTGCTGAATGAACTGGCGGACCTGCACGAAATTGCGGCGCTGCCCGGCTATGGCGAGGCCACTCCAGATGTCGCTCGAGCCGTGCTGGAAGAGGCTGGGGTTTTTGCCTCCGAGGTCATCGCGCCTCTGAATCATTCGGGCGACGTCGAAGGTGTTCGCCTGGAAGACGGCCTCCCGCGCATGCCTGCCGGATGGGCGCAGGCCTATGCGCGCTTTGTCGAAGCTGGCTGGCCGGCACTGGCCGCCCCCGAAGAACTGGGCGGACAGAACCTTCCCGGTGTGCTGGCCGCTGCGGTCGAAGAAATGTGGAACAGCGGGAGCGTGGCGTTCGGCCTGCTGAGCCTGCTGTCACGGGGGGCGGTGAACGTATTGCGGCACGCGGGCTCGCCCGAACTGCAGCAGCGGTACTTGCCGCGCATGATCAGCGGCGAATGGACCGGCACGATGGTGCTAACCGAGCCCCAGGCAGGCTCCGACCTGTCCGCTGTGCGTACCCGCGCTACCCGCGCAGCCGATGGCGCTTATCGGCTGCACGGCACCAAGATCTTCATCACCTATGGGGACCATGATCTCGTCCCTAACGTGGTGCATCTGGTGCTTGCCAGGGTCGAAGGCGCCCCGGCCGGAACCAAGGGGATCTCGCTGTTCGCGGTGCCCAAGGTCCTGGTCAACGACGATGGTTCGCTGGGCGAGCACAACGACGTCCGGGCGGTGTCGATCGAGCGCAAGCTTGGCCTGCACGCCACGCCCACTTGCGTCATGGCCTTTGGCGATGGGGCGGGAGCGGTGGCCCATCTGGTCGGCGAGGAGAACCGCGGGCTGGAATACATGTTCATCATGATGAACTCGGCGCGTTTCGCCGTGGGTCTGGAGGGCATCGGCTTGGCCGAACGCGCGTACCAGAAAGCCAGGGATTATGCACGGGAGCGGGTTCAAGGTGTGGAGCAGGGCGGCGAGACTGGCGCCAAGGTTCCGATCATCCGCCACCCTGATGTGCGCCGCATGCTGTTGAGCATGAAATCCCGGATCGAGGCCATGCGCGCGCTGGCGGCGGTGATGGCGGGAAGCATGGACCAGGCGGCGCTCAATCCGGATGCGGAAGTCCGGGATGCCCACCAGGCTTTCGTCGAACTGATGATGCCTATCGCCAAGGGATGGTTCACGGAAACCGGGCTGGATGTTGCCTCCATGGGCATCCAGGTTCACGGCGGCGTGGGCTTTATTGAGGAAACCGGGGCGGCCCAGTATCTGCGCGACGCTCGCATCACGACGATCTATGAAGGTACCACGGGCATCCAGGCGATGGATCTGGTTGGACGCAAGATCGGTCGCGATGGCGGACACGCGATCGGCGCGGTGATCGTGCGCATGCGGCAGGTGCAGGCCGACCTGGCATCCCACGCGCATGCCGAACTGCGCGCTATCGGGGCTCAGCTGAACAAGGGCATCGGCGATCTCGAGGCGGCAGTCGAATCGCTCGTGAAGTCGTGGGCAGGCGGCCCCAAGCCTGCTCTGGCGGGATCTGGGCCGTTCCTGGAGCTCTTGGGTATCGTGGCGGGTGGGTGGCAGATGGGTCGCGCCGCATTGGCTGCGAACCGGCTCCTTGAATCGGATCCAGGTTCGGAATTTTTGAGCAGCAAGATACTGAGTTGCCGCTTCTACGTTGACCACGTTCTTTCCAAGTCGGCGGGGCTGCGTCATACCATCGTTTCTGGCGCTGGCGCCACGCTGGCGTTCCCTGAAGCGGCGTTTTGA
- a CDS encoding thiamine pyrophosphate-binding protein, translating into MTQKLVPVYEALAQDIKTMGVEVAFGLISDDTALFVATLDSIGIQFHGSRHENTAIAMADGYAAATGKLGVAVLGRGPAAANSMHAATYAQRSRSGVLMIFGDAALRPPAHSCGPDLKAFDAVGALRSAGLEPFVARDAHSARQVLAQAVSAAHAGAAALLLPTDVQRASVDLSATTPTLAPPPTIIRRPPRKTALAAASTLLAASKRPLIIAGWGAYEAGAREDLIALAEHLGAALSTTLKAKDLFQGHPMDCGLVGSYSHAGGRRLIEQADCILAFGAGLNGRTTSMGTAIPTEVPVIHVDSTRANIGRWLDADVAMVADAKLAAQALLESVPARRPEIKEFHGESYRSWLDSFTLDKDFTPQHTPRTVDARAAALALDNILPRNRNVVYDAGNFLQALPYLSVPDPRSIRQATDFASIGLGIGAALGYARGEPDATTVLVIGDGGLLMTLGELETVVREDIPLVVILMNDCAYGAEVHFLKLQNMPTAKTVFLDIDFAPIAEALGFQTATIRSMQDLEQAAPMLRNPEGPVLLDVKINGAIPVGWLFDDK; encoded by the coding sequence TTGACTCAGAAACTCGTGCCCGTGTATGAGGCATTGGCTCAGGACATCAAGACGATGGGCGTGGAGGTCGCGTTCGGCTTGATTAGCGACGATACGGCACTCTTCGTCGCAACCCTGGACTCCATAGGCATTCAGTTCCATGGCAGCCGACATGAGAACACCGCGATCGCCATGGCCGACGGTTATGCGGCTGCCACCGGCAAGCTGGGCGTCGCGGTGCTGGGACGGGGCCCCGCCGCCGCGAACTCCATGCACGCGGCCACCTATGCGCAACGCAGCCGTTCGGGGGTGTTGATGATCTTCGGTGACGCGGCGCTTCGGCCGCCCGCTCACAGCTGTGGCCCCGACCTGAAGGCCTTCGACGCCGTGGGCGCGCTGCGTTCAGCCGGACTCGAGCCCTTCGTCGCGAGGGACGCCCATAGCGCCCGCCAGGTGCTCGCGCAGGCGGTCAGTGCCGCCCATGCCGGCGCGGCGGCACTGCTGCTGCCAACCGACGTACAGCGGGCCAGCGTCGACCTCTCGGCCACCACCCCGACGCTCGCGCCGCCCCCGACCATAATCAGGCGTCCTCCGCGCAAGACGGCGCTCGCGGCCGCGTCCACACTGCTGGCCGCGAGCAAGCGCCCCCTGATCATCGCTGGCTGGGGGGCCTACGAGGCCGGAGCGCGAGAAGACCTGATCGCCCTGGCCGAACACCTGGGGGCGGCACTCAGCACGACGCTCAAGGCCAAGGATCTATTCCAAGGCCACCCGATGGACTGCGGGCTGGTGGGCTCCTATTCCCATGCCGGCGGACGCCGGCTGATCGAGCAGGCGGACTGCATTCTTGCGTTCGGCGCCGGTCTGAACGGCCGGACCACCTCCATGGGAACGGCTATACCGACCGAGGTGCCCGTGATTCACGTCGACAGCACCCGCGCCAACATCGGACGCTGGCTGGATGCCGACGTGGCCATGGTGGCCGATGCAAAGCTCGCGGCCCAGGCGCTGCTTGAGTCGGTTCCCGCTCGCCGCCCGGAGATCAAGGAATTCCACGGCGAGTCCTACCGGAGCTGGCTCGACAGCTTCACGCTGGACAAGGACTTCACGCCGCAGCACACCCCCCGAACCGTCGATGCACGCGCGGCCGCGCTCGCGCTGGACAACATCCTGCCGCGCAACCGTAACGTCGTGTACGACGCCGGCAATTTCCTGCAGGCGTTGCCCTACTTGAGCGTTCCCGATCCACGCAGCATCCGCCAGGCCACAGACTTCGCCTCGATCGGCCTGGGCATCGGCGCGGCACTGGGTTACGCGCGCGGCGAACCCGATGCCACCACTGTACTAGTGATCGGTGACGGTGGCCTGCTGATGACGCTCGGTGAGCTGGAGACCGTGGTTCGGGAAGATATTCCGCTCGTCGTGATCCTGATGAACGACTGTGCCTATGGCGCGGAAGTCCACTTCCTCAAGCTGCAGAACATGCCGACCGCAAAGACGGTTTTCCTGGATATCGACTTTGCGCCGATTGCCGAGGCCTTGGGCTTCCAGACGGCCACCATTCGCAGCATGCAGGACCTGGAACAGGCAGCGCCGATGCTCAGGAACCCCGAGGGGCCTGTGCTCCTCGACGTCAAGATCAACGGGGCGATTCCCGTGGGTTGGCTCTTCGATGACAAATAG
- a CDS encoding Re/Si-specific NAD(P)(+) transhydrogenase subunit alpha yields the protein MQTDPSLAAQRSDTQRIGVPRETFPGEKRVATVPDVVEKLIKLGFSVAIESGAGEAANFSDEAYRAAGAEVLPDAAALWAASDIVFKVRPPCPEEVGLMRQGGTLIDFIWPAQNPELMQQLAARKATVLAIDCLPRTLSRAQKMDALTSTAGVSGYRAVIEAAHAFGRYFNGQITAAGKVPPAKVFIAGAGVAGLAAIGTAANLGAIVRANDTRAEVADQVKSLGGEFVKVDYEEDGSGGGGYAKVMSEGFQAAQRQMYAQQAQDADIIITTALIPGKPAPKLITAEMVQSMNPGSVIVDMAAEQGGNCELTVPGEAVVRHGVTIIGYTDLASRLAKQSSTLYATNLLRLTEELCKAKDGVAVVNMEDDAIRGLTLIKDGAITWPAPPLKAAPVPAPKAAAVPVAEKKNGHGHGAGAPMSAKALTLIFCVAAVLFWCIGAYAPAAFLSHFTVFALACFIGYMVVWNVTPALHTPLMSVTNAISSIIAIGALVQIAPPDGVGGGRPDELIRWLAFAALVLTAVNMFGGFAVTRRMLAMFRK from the coding sequence ATGCAGACAGACCCAAGCTTGGCAGCGCAGCGCAGTGACACCCAGCGCATCGGCGTCCCCCGCGAAACTTTCCCCGGCGAAAAACGTGTAGCCACCGTGCCCGACGTGGTGGAAAAACTCATCAAGCTGGGCTTTTCGGTCGCCATCGAATCGGGCGCGGGCGAGGCCGCCAACTTCAGCGACGAAGCCTATCGCGCCGCCGGGGCCGAAGTGCTGCCGGATGCCGCGGCGCTGTGGGCCGCCTCGGACATTGTCTTCAAGGTGCGCCCGCCCTGCCCCGAGGAAGTGGGCCTGATGCGCCAAGGCGGCACACTGATCGACTTCATCTGGCCGGCGCAGAACCCCGAGCTGATGCAGCAGCTCGCCGCCAGGAAGGCCACGGTCCTCGCCATCGACTGCCTGCCGCGCACACTTTCGCGCGCCCAGAAGATGGATGCGCTGACCTCTACGGCTGGCGTCTCCGGTTACCGCGCCGTCATCGAGGCGGCCCATGCCTTCGGCCGCTACTTCAATGGCCAGATCACGGCGGCGGGCAAAGTACCGCCTGCCAAGGTGTTCATCGCCGGTGCCGGCGTGGCGGGCCTCGCCGCCATCGGCACGGCGGCCAATCTGGGCGCCATCGTGCGGGCCAACGACACGCGTGCCGAGGTGGCCGACCAGGTCAAGTCGCTGGGCGGCGAGTTCGTCAAGGTGGACTACGAGGAAGACGGCTCCGGCGGCGGCGGCTACGCCAAGGTCATGAGCGAAGGCTTCCAGGCCGCGCAGCGCCAGATGTACGCCCAGCAGGCCCAGGACGCGGACATCATCATCACCACCGCGCTGATCCCCGGCAAGCCCGCACCCAAGCTCATCACCGCCGAGATGGTGCAGAGCATGAACCCCGGCAGCGTGATCGTGGATATGGCCGCCGAGCAGGGCGGCAACTGCGAACTCACGGTGCCCGGCGAGGCCGTGGTGCGCCATGGCGTGACCATCATCGGCTACACGGACCTCGCGTCGCGCTTGGCCAAGCAATCGTCCACGCTGTACGCCACCAACCTGCTGCGCCTGACCGAGGAACTGTGCAAGGCCAAGGACGGCGTGGCCGTGGTCAACATGGAGGACGACGCGATCCGCGGCCTGACCCTCATCAAGGATGGCGCTATCACCTGGCCGGCCCCGCCGCTCAAGGCTGCGCCCGTGCCGGCGCCCAAGGCGGCGGCGGTCCCCGTCGCCGAGAAGAAGAACGGCCACGGCCATGGCGCCGGCGCGCCCATGTCCGCCAAGGCGCTGACCCTCATCTTCTGCGTGGCGGCCGTGCTGTTCTGGTGTATCGGCGCCTATGCGCCCGCGGCCTTCCTGAGCCACTTCACGGTGTTCGCGCTGGCCTGCTTCATCGGCTACATGGTGGTGTGGAACGTCACGCCCGCGCTGCACACGCCGTTGATGAGCGTGACCAACGCCATCTCCAGCATCATCGCCATCGGCGCGCTGGTGCAGATCGCGCCGCCCGACGGCGTGGGCGGCGGGCGGCCGGACGAGCTGATCCGCTGGCTGGCCTTTGCTGCGCTGGTGCTCACGGCCGTCAACATGTTCGGCGGCTTTGCCGTCACGCGCCGCATGCTGGCCATGTTTCGCAAATAA
- a CDS encoding PLP-dependent aminotransferase family protein: MTKLAHQSLVVAVKGPRYAAWLATRNDLTARFVAAGRIPGLINLAGGLPEPTVFPTEELATYAREVILKHPQDCLGYAPTDGLPELRDAIATRYSSPVLRLRRENVLLTASGTQSLDLIGKVLIEQGDVIAAQFPSYVGAMDAWRPRAPRYRNLVLEDDAFDPLSSFEGAQFVYSVPNFSNPTGRLVGVSVRNAMVDAAHRTGVWLVEDDPYCALQYEGVPLPRMIELSAERLGKGGYEGPIIHLGSVSKELAPGLRVGWIIAAPQMIQMLSAAKQGADLCSSGLNQRIALAAIDSGLMERLSPRMVELYRERRDALCAAMAEHLAEWFVWEVPVGGMFVWATARDPSMDTDRLVSVGTEVGVLAGPGSAFDPWVKSRNALRLNFTANSPERLAEGVRRLAQAVRKLKSAGV; encoded by the coding sequence ATGACTAAACTGGCGCACCAATCCCTCGTGGTCGCTGTCAAGGGACCCCGCTACGCCGCGTGGCTGGCGACAAGGAACGACCTGACGGCTCGCTTTGTCGCCGCCGGGCGTATTCCGGGTTTGATCAATCTTGCCGGGGGATTGCCCGAGCCGACAGTTTTTCCGACTGAGGAGTTGGCCACTTACGCTCGGGAGGTGATCTTGAAGCATCCGCAGGATTGCCTCGGGTATGCTCCCACCGATGGTCTTCCGGAGCTGCGCGATGCGATTGCCACGCGCTACAGCTCGCCTGTGCTGCGGTTGCGGCGTGAAAACGTCCTGCTTACCGCCAGCGGCACCCAGAGTCTGGATCTCATTGGGAAGGTGCTGATCGAGCAGGGGGACGTCATTGCTGCCCAGTTCCCCAGCTATGTCGGCGCTATGGACGCCTGGAGGCCACGGGCACCTCGGTATCGCAATCTTGTGCTGGAAGACGACGCGTTCGACCCCCTGTCCTCCTTCGAGGGTGCGCAGTTCGTCTACTCGGTGCCGAACTTCTCCAACCCTACAGGCAGGTTGGTTGGCGTCTCGGTCCGCAATGCGATGGTCGATGCCGCCCACCGGACGGGAGTGTGGCTAGTCGAGGACGATCCCTACTGCGCCCTCCAATACGAGGGAGTGCCTTTGCCTCGGATGATCGAACTCTCGGCTGAGCGCTTGGGGAAGGGAGGGTACGAAGGTCCCATCATCCATCTGGGCAGCGTCTCGAAGGAGTTGGCGCCGGGGCTTCGTGTTGGCTGGATCATCGCAGCCCCCCAGATGATCCAGATGCTGTCCGCGGCAAAGCAAGGTGCGGATCTCTGCTCGAGCGGCCTCAATCAGCGGATTGCCCTGGCCGCCATTGACAGCGGTCTGATGGAGCGGCTGAGCCCTCGGATGGTCGAATTGTATCGGGAGCGGCGCGACGCACTCTGCGCTGCCATGGCGGAACACCTTGCCGAATGGTTTGTGTGGGAGGTGCCTGTTGGTGGAATGTTCGTGTGGGCCACCGCGCGGGATCCTTCGATGGACACTGATCGCCTTGTGTCCGTCGGCACCGAAGTCGGTGTCCTTGCAGGGCCGGGTAGCGCATTTGATCCTTGGGTGAAAAGCCGCAACGCGCTTCGACTGAACTTCACCGCCAATTCTCCTGAGCGGCTCGCCGAAGGGGTGCGCCGTCTGGCCCAGGCAGTTCGAAAACTGAAGTCTGCGGGCGTGTGA